The genomic DNA CCGACGTCGACCGCATCACCAACCACGTCCTCGGTGACGCGTGCACCCCCGGCAACGCCAAGGAATGCACGTTCGACACCGTCCGCCCCGTCGTCGAGCACTGCATGAACGGCGACCTGGACGAGTTGCTGCCCTGATGTTCGCGTCGGTCGACGAGGTACGCGAGGCGCTCGCCGGGCAGGGCTACATCGCCGACGAGCGGCTGGCGACCACGGTGTTCCTGCAGACCCGGCTGGACAAACCCCTCCTGATCGAGGGTCCGGCGGGGGTGGGCAAAACCGAACTGGCCAAGGTCCTGGCGGCAGCCACCGGGCGGCGGCTGCTGCGCTTGCAGTGTTACGAGGGTCAGGACGAAACCAAGGCGCTCTACGAGTGGGACTACGGCAAGCAACTGCTGTACACCCAGATCCTCAAGGAGAAGATCGGCCAGCTGGTGGAAGACGCTGCGACGCTGGAGGAGTCGGTGGAGCGGATCAGCAGCCAGGAGAGTGTGTTCTTCTCCGATCGCTTCCTGGCCGCCCGCCCACTGCTGGAGGCTGTGCGGTCAGAGGAACCCGTGGTGTTGCTGATCGACGAGATCGACCGCGCCGACGAGGCATTGGAGGCGGTGCTGCTGGAACTGCTGGGTGAATACCAGGTCTCGGTTCCCGAGGTGGGTACCTTCACCGCGCGGCATGCGCCCTATGTGGTTCTGACGTCGAACAACACCCGGGATCTGGCGGCCGCGTTGAAGCGCCGCTGCCTGCATCTGTTCCTCGATTACCCGGCGGCGCAACGGGAACTGGAGATCGTGCGGTCCAAGCAGACCGGCCTGACCGAAGCGTTGGCCGCGCAGCTGGTGGAGGTGGTGCGCGGCCTGCGGGAGCTGGATCTGCGCAAGTCGCCGAGCATCTCCGAAACCATCGACTGGGCCCGCACGCTCGCGGTGCTGGGGGTCGACGAACTCAACGCCGCGGTGCTGGCCGACACCGTGTCGGTGGTGGTCAAGTACGACAAGGACGTCCGTAAGGCACTCGACGCCCTGCCGAAGCTGGTGGACCCGAATGCGACCGTGCCCGAGACCGGGCATCACCACCACTCCCACAACGGCCACCACCACCATCACGACCACCACGATGAACCCGACGGCAAGGAGGTCCGGGAAGCCAAGGACCAGCCGGGGCGGTTCACCGACGGCTACTACGGCACACCGAAAACTGCTGCGCTGGGCCGACGCAGGCCGTTCTGATGGAGGCGACGGTGCACCGCTTCGTCCGGCTGCTGCGCCTGGCCGGGGTGCGCGTGTCGGTGCCCGAGGCGCTGGATGCGATGCGGTGCGCCGCCGCACCCGGGGTGCTGACGTCGCGGGGGATGCTGCGCACCGCGCTGCGGGTGGCCCTGGTCAAGGACCACCGCGACGAGCCGGTGTTCGACGAGATCTTCGACGCCTTCTTCGCGCTGGTGCGGGTAGGTCCAGAAGATGGAGCCGGCGACGGGCATTCGCATGCCCACGACGATCTGGTCGACACCGGCGAACTGGACTCGTTCACCCTGTCCGAGGAGCCCAGCGACACCCCGCAGGAAGGACACGAACACGGCAAGCCGCACAGCATCCGGGAGTACTTCAAACAGGAAGATCTGGCGCAG from Mycolicibacterium tokaiense includes the following:
- a CDS encoding AAA family ATPase, producing MFASVDEVREALAGQGYIADERLATTVFLQTRLDKPLLIEGPAGVGKTELAKVLAAATGRRLLRLQCYEGQDETKALYEWDYGKQLLYTQILKEKIGQLVEDAATLEESVERISSQESVFFSDRFLAARPLLEAVRSEEPVVLLIDEIDRADEALEAVLLELLGEYQVSVPEVGTFTARHAPYVVLTSNNTRDLAAALKRRCLHLFLDYPAAQRELEIVRSKQTGLTEALAAQLVEVVRGLRELDLRKSPSISETIDWARTLAVLGVDELNAAVLADTVSVVVKYDKDVRKALDALPKLVDPNATVPETGHHHHSHNGHHHHHDHHDEPDGKEVREAKDQPGRFTDGYYGTPKTAALGRRRPF